Within Pelistega ratti, the genomic segment GCCGATAGATACACTCGTTGATTTAATACTTCATCATTGGTGGCTGCGATAACTAAAAAAACGGTACGAATATGATCGGCTGTAAACTCCTTAGCAATCCATTCAATACGATGTTGGCTATATAGTTGATGCAAGGTATCTGTTAATGTATGTGCAACAACACGTACCTCTGCCCCCGCTTTTAGTAATAATTTGATTTTTCGCTCCGCAATATCTCCTCCTCCTACCACTAATACAGGGCGAGCTGTTAATTGAGCAAATACTGGAAAATACTCCATAAACCTACCTCATTTCAATGTTATAGAGAAGAGAAAAAGCGTTCACTTCTTTGTTATATACATTTGTTGCAAAAATGCTTGCTTGAGATATCTTTATAAAGGAAAATAAATTTTTAAGAAAATAATAAAAAATTATTTTTTATTATTTACAGAAATAAGAACTTTTTATTAATTAGTTATAATTTTTAATTATATAGAAATATATTATAAGCTATTGATAATACTGTATTTTTATAAATTATCTACTATACTAATTTCAAAACTTATAATATGAATAAGGATATACACTATCCGATTATGAAGATATAAAATCAAGTTATATATTCATTCACTCTACATACAAACTAACTAAATTTATCCCCCTACCTTTCAATAAGGGGATAAATAAAAAGTTAGCACTTAGCCCTAAGTCACAGAGACAATTACCCAATAAGGACTAGTAGTGTATTAATATAATACCCCTTAAAACCCCTCTTTCAACAACTGACAAAAAACTTGCCAACACTTATCTACAGAAGCAATTTCTACACACTCATTAGGTGAATGGGCTGAACGGATATTTGGACCAAAAGAAATCATATCCATTTTGGGAGCATGACCTTTTAAAATACCACACTCTAAACCTGCATGAATCACCTCAATCGTAGGTGCTTTGCCATAGAAATTGGTAAATAGAGTTTGGCATTTCGCCAATAAAGGTGAGCTTGGGTCTGGCTTCCATCCGGGATAATCATCACTAACCTCTACCATTGCACCTGCTAAATCTGCCAAAGCTTGTAAACGTTGCGATATATCGTCTTTAGGTGTTTCTAGTAATGAACGCATTAAGCAGTGAATTGTTAGTGATTGATTTTCTACGGCAACAACACCCATACTAATCGAAGTTTCTACAATACCTTTAAAATCGGTACTCATTCTTAGTACACCATTCGGTATAGTACGAATTAATCGAATCATTTTAGCCGTATCAGCTACTGAGCAAGCTTCTGTTACGGTATTATTTTTCACCACACTCAGTTGTAGATGTGGTTCTATATCCCCTAATTCTGCTTTCAGTGTCGCTTCTAAGGTCTGAATAAGGGTATCAGGTAACTCGCCTTGGCAAATAATATCCGCATACGCTTCTCGTGTAATCACATTACGCAAAGTGCCACCTTTAATATCTGCCAATTGGAAAGGCTGATGATGATATAACACATCCAATACGCGTGCTAATACTAAATTAGCATTGGCTCGTCCTGTATGGATATCAATACCTGAATGTCCTCCTCTTAACCCTGATACTTGCACACGGTAAGCATTGCCCTGTGTCATAGATGTAATAAAGGGTAAAGAAAAAGTTGCATCTCGACCACCCGCACAACCAATAAATAATGCCCCTTCATCTTCTGAATCAAGGTTAATCAAATAAGGCGCGGTTAGCCATTCTGGTGATAAAGCTCTTGCACCTCCCATACCGATTTCTTCTTCAACGGTTAGGATAATATCAAGTGGCGGATGAGGAATATCTTCTGAAAAAACAATAGCTAATGCCATCGCCGCACCAATCCCATTATCTGCACCTAATGTAGTATCTGTCGCAAAAAGCCATCCATCCACTATTCGTAATTGAATAGGATCAGTTTCAAATTGATGTGTACTCTCTACCGTTTTTTGTGCCACCATATCAATATGAGCTTGAATAGCCACACGAGCACGGTTTTCCATACCTGCTGTACCATTCTTTTGAATAAGAATATTACCTATCTCATCACGCTTAACAGATAAACCTTTTTCTTCTGCTTTCTTGATAATAAAATCCCGTAGTGCTTGCTCATGAAAGGTGGGATGAGGGATTGCACATATATCACTAAACCATTGCCATACGGGTTGGGGGGTAAAAGCGACAATTTCTTTTGACATCATTATTCCTAAAATATAATTAAACCCTATCTTGTGATTTATATAATACTTATATCAATAAGTAAGGTCTATAAGATAAAAGTAAAAACTTATTTTAACAGACTGTTGCAATAAGATTAAGTAAACGCATACGATTAAGATTTATATATAAAACAATCTTTACTCTATTTTGCCTTAGATAATATTGTAAAACGACTGAAAGTAACTAAGAACATAATAGAATGCTACTATTTAACCTAAAATCTTATCTATTCTCTATAGATAAGTAAACCCATAGAAAAATATATAGAAAATAAGTAGATAACAAAAAAGCGAGGTGCTATTACCACCCCGCTCTTTTTATACATTATCTTATTAGTTTGATGTTTCCCCATCAATCGGTGCTTGCATCATTAAAGCAAGCTCTTCTGTATGCATCAAGTTAAGGTAACGTTGATATTGTTTAAGAATATCCGCTATTAACTCTTCTTTATTCATGTACTGTACATCATAACCAATACGACCATCACCAAAATAGGTAAAAGGTTCATGCACCTCGGTTTTATCCAATTTTGGTAAAGCATCTTCATCGGCTAGTGCATCATGAACTTTAGAGGACTGTACTTTAACCCCATATAAGAAATTACGCCACTGTCCTTTTTCAATCACTAATTCCATTGCCATTTCAGGCTCTGTAAATTCATTAATAATCACTTGTAATTGATGCTTATTAACTAATTCTTGACGTAAAGATTCAAAAGCAGGACGTACAGTTTTCTTAAAGAAATTATCCATATCACTGGCTTGTGTTTGATGAAGAATTTGATTTAAATGTTGTTTCCAACGATCACCACTCCAGAAAACACTCGCAGCATTTAATTTCTTATCAAAATAACGGGCATCTGAACGTAAACCTCTTATCAAACTAACACACATACCAACCATAATCACCATAAAGGGTAAGGCAACAATTAATGTAACCGCTTGTACCGCACCCAAGCCATCTGTCCGTAATAAAGCAATTGCCATGGTAATCAGTAATATCCCCCACAGAATACTTTGCCAGCGTGGACTAGGTCGGCTACTTCCCCCTGAAGCAATATTATTTAATACAATAATACCTGAGTCAGCAGAGGTAATAAAGAACATCGATAAAATAATTAAAGCAACAATACTACTAACTTGGTAGAAAGGAAAATGCCCTAAGAATTTAAAGAGTAAAATTTCTGGTGTACTCGTAAAGGCAGATAAAGCACCATTATTTACCTCATTTACCCAAAGTCCTGAATTACCAAAAATAGTAAACCACAATAAACTAAATACCGTAGGGGCAATTAAAACACCAATAACAAATTCTCGGATTGTACGGCCTCTGGAAATACGAGCAATAAACAAGCCAACAAAAGGAGCCCAAGAAGCCCACCATGTCCAGTACAATACCGTCCACCCTGTAAACCAAGCCTGATGTTCTGTATCATACGAGAAAGTTTTAAAACTCATCTCTGTAACATGACTAAGGTAATAACCCACATTTTCAACAAACGATCCGAGTAGTTTTACCGTAGGACCATAAAAGAGAATAAATAATAAAAGGGATAATGCTAATAATAGGTTTAATTCACTCAAGCGTCTAACACCTTTACCCACACCTGATATAGCAGATAAAATTGCGACAGAAGTCACCACGATGATAATCAGCATTTGAGGATAAAAACCAACCTCATCAACAATCCCAAGACTGTGTAAACCTGAATTTAATTGGATTGCACTAAACCCTAATGTCGTAACAATACCAAAAACCGTTGCCAATAGTCCGAAACCATCAATCACATTACCTACTGTACCATTAATTTTTTCTTTAAATAGCGGATAGAATGTTGAACGTAATGATAAAGGTAAACGATAACGATAGCCAAAAAAGGCTAAGGCTAATGCCATAATGCCATAAATCGCCCACGGATGAATTCCCCAATGGAAAAAGGTATAAAGCATGGCATTTTTATCAATATTATCCTCGGTAATCGGTGATGCATAGTGCATTAAAGGCTCTGCTACACCAAAATACATTAATCCTACACCCATACCTGCGGCAAATAGCATCGCTAGCCATGAGAAGAAAGGATATTCTGGATCTTCATCATCTGCTCCTAAGCGAATATCACCTAGGCGGCTACATACTAATGCAATTAAAAAAGCTAAAAATAAAGATACCGCTAAGATATAAAACCAACTAAAATGGTTAAAGGTAAAAGCCTGAGCAATATCTAAGGTTGTTTTCATTTTTTTAGGAACTATCATTCCTAGTGTCCCGATAATCACCATAAAGATAAAACTCGGGATAAATACTTTTAAATTAAATGTCGTCTTCATCTGTTATATCTCAATATAATATATCTATCTTCCAGTAAAAAACACAATTTATTGTAACACAAGAATTTTTTAATGAATAATAACCACTAAAAACCCTTTTATAAAAAGGGTAAATCTCTTATAATAAAACAGTTAAATAACGCTCGAAAAATAACCCTTTATTCATCACTGCTTGTAAATATAAACTTTAATTTCTAAATCTTTATAACAATGGTAGAATGAGAAATAACGTTAAAAAGAGTACACAATGAAACAAACTTTATCTATACAGTCTATTTTAGATTTAGAAAATAACCAAGAACGCGAGTCTGCTGTTGTTAAGTTATTAAATAAAGCGTTACAAGATGAAGACTACTCATTTGCTCAAGAAGTGGCGGAGTTTATCTTGTATCATGGTATCGTAGGATTGCATTTTTCCTATCGTTTACAACTATATAGTATCTCTTGGCTTAGCAAATACTACCATTCTATGCGTATAGGAGAGCATCAGGATAATTCATTAACAGAAGATGATATTACCAATGGTGCTTTGTCATGTGCACTTAAATTTAGAGACGTTATTCCTGGTATAGCATTTGATATTGAAGCAAGCCCCGAAGAAATCGAAAAGGGAAATGATCAAATGTTTACCTTTTACACCTTATCTGGGCTTTCTACTGATTCTGTCTATCGCTCTGTTATGCTACAGTGTATTTTAATGGGAGATGAAGAATCAACACGAGAACTCTTTGATATATGGCAAACTAAACAAGCCTGTGAACAACTACCTGATTGTCAAGCCTGCGTACAACATAGTTTAGTCGAGTATCACCACTTTTTAGGGGATTTTGAACAAGCACTAAAAGAGGCAACGCCTATTCTTGAAGGTAAAGTATCTTGCGAGCATATTCCTCAAGCGAGCTACTATCCTATTATAGATAGTCTTATTCGCCTAGGGAAATATGAACAAGCCAACTCATTACTTGATGAGGCAATCACCCAAATAGAAGACGAAGAAAATACCTACTTATTCCATATTCCTTATATGGCACAGCTACTCACACGCTTAAATCGTAGTGAAGAAGCTTCTGAATTATTACAACACTATAATAACGATTTAGTCCGCCTAGGTAGTATATATCCTTATGTCTATCTACAGTATTTAGTCGCACTTTCCCCTTATCATCCTGATGCACTTTCTGATGCAAAACGTTTAGCCAAATTATTTGATGAACGAAACGAAAATAGCTACTACCAAGCTTATGTAGAATTTATGTATGCCAAGACAACTATTCACTAATTCAATCATCTCATCAGATTATCATTGGTTTTTAGACCTAAGGGTAAAATGACCACGATAATAGACACTTCGTTTTATAATAGAGTGTTTTAGGGTTTCTTTACCTATTTATTTTTACTTCAAATTAACTGCTATTAATTATGTTAGATCAATACCAACCCCAACTCGTTGAAAAGAATGTACAAAAACAATGGGCTGACGGTGATGTTTACCGTGTGACAGAATATGCCAAAGATAAAAATGGCAATGACAAGCCCAAATACTATGCGTGTTCTATGCTTCCCTATCCAAGTGGTAAACTGCATATGGGACACGTTCGCAACTACACCATCAACGATATGCTAACACGTCAGTTACGCATGAAAGGCTATAATGTCTTAATGCCTATGGGGTGGGATGCTTTTGGTATGCCTGCTGAAAATGCGGCAATTAAGTCTAATGTACCCCCAGCACAATGGACATATGCCAATATTGACTACATGAAAAGTCAGCTTAAAGCGATGGGATTTGCGATTGACTGGTCTCGCGAAATGACAGCTTGCGATCCAGAATACTATCGTTGGAATCAATGGATGTTCCTCAAGATGCTTGAAAAAGGTATCGCTTATCGTAAAACGCAAGTCGTTAATTGGGACCCTGTTGATAATACTGTACTCGCTAATGAACAAGTAGTTGATGGTCGTGGATGGCGTTCTGGTGCTTTAGTGGAAAAACGAGAAATCCCCGGCTATTACTTACGCATTACAGACTATGCAGAAGAATTATTAGATTGTGTTAAACACCATATGGACGGTTGGCCTGAACGTGTCCGTATCATGCAAGAAAATTGGTTAGGCAAAAGTGAAGGGATTCGCTTTGCCTTTACACATGATATTCGTAATGAACAAAATGAGCTTATCCAAGATGGTCGTCTCTACGTTTTTACGACTCGTCCCGATACCATTATGGGCGTAACTTTCTGTGCCGTTGCACCAGAACACCCACTCGCAACAGAAGCCGCTCGCCGTAATCCTGCATTAAATGATTTCATTGAGCAAGCTAAACTGGGTGGAACAACTGAAGCAGAGATGGCAACCAAAGAAAAAGAAGGTGTATTCACTGGTTTTTATGTTACCCACCCTCTCAA encodes:
- a CDS encoding aminoacyl-histidine dipeptidase — encoded protein: MMSKEIVAFTPQPVWQWFSDICAIPHPTFHEQALRDFIIKKAEEKGLSVKRDEIGNILIQKNGTAGMENRARVAIQAHIDMVAQKTVESTHQFETDPIQLRIVDGWLFATDTTLGADNGIGAAMALAIVFSEDIPHPPLDIILTVEEEIGMGGARALSPEWLTAPYLINLDSEDEGALFIGCAGGRDATFSLPFITSMTQGNAYRVQVSGLRGGHSGIDIHTGRANANLVLARVLDVLYHHQPFQLADIKGGTLRNVITREAYADIICQGELPDTLIQTLEATLKAELGDIEPHLQLSVVKNNTVTEACSVADTAKMIRLIRTIPNGVLRMSTDFKGIVETSISMGVVAVENQSLTIHCLMRSLLETPKDDISQRLQALADLAGAMVEVSDDYPGWKPDPSSPLLAKCQTLFTNFYGKAPTIEVIHAGLECGILKGHAPKMDMISFGPNIRSAHSPNECVEIASVDKCWQVFCQLLKEGF
- a CDS encoding BCCT family transporter, producing MKTTFNLKVFIPSFIFMVIIGTLGMIVPKKMKTTLDIAQAFTFNHFSWFYILAVSLFLAFLIALVCSRLGDIRLGADDEDPEYPFFSWLAMLFAAGMGVGLMYFGVAEPLMHYASPITEDNIDKNAMLYTFFHWGIHPWAIYGIMALALAFFGYRYRLPLSLRSTFYPLFKEKINGTVGNVIDGFGLLATVFGIVTTLGFSAIQLNSGLHSLGIVDEVGFYPQMLIIIVVTSVAILSAISGVGKGVRRLSELNLLLALSLLLFILFYGPTVKLLGSFVENVGYYLSHVTEMSFKTFSYDTEHQAWFTGWTVLYWTWWASWAPFVGLFIARISRGRTIREFVIGVLIAPTVFSLLWFTIFGNSGLWVNEVNNGALSAFTSTPEILLFKFLGHFPFYQVSSIVALIILSMFFITSADSGIIVLNNIASGGSSRPSPRWQSILWGILLITMAIALLRTDGLGAVQAVTLIVALPFMVIMVGMCVSLIRGLRSDARYFDKKLNAASVFWSGDRWKQHLNQILHQTQASDMDNFFKKTVRPAFESLRQELVNKHQLQVIINEFTEPEMAMELVIEKGQWRNFLYGVKVQSSKVHDALADEDALPKLDKTEVHEPFTYFGDGRIGYDVQYMNKEELIADILKQYQRYLNLMHTEELALMMQAPIDGETSN
- a CDS encoding tetratricopeptide repeat protein; protein product: MKQTLSIQSILDLENNQERESAVVKLLNKALQDEDYSFAQEVAEFILYHGIVGLHFSYRLQLYSISWLSKYYHSMRIGEHQDNSLTEDDITNGALSCALKFRDVIPGIAFDIEASPEEIEKGNDQMFTFYTLSGLSTDSVYRSVMLQCILMGDEESTRELFDIWQTKQACEQLPDCQACVQHSLVEYHHFLGDFEQALKEATPILEGKVSCEHIPQASYYPIIDSLIRLGKYEQANSLLDEAITQIEDEENTYLFHIPYMAQLLTRLNRSEEASELLQHYNNDLVRLGSIYPYVYLQYLVALSPYHPDALSDAKRLAKLFDERNENSYYQAYVEFMYAKTTIH